In a single window of the Anaerotruncus rubiinfantis genome:
- a CDS encoding ABC transporter permease, with protein MLRYLGKRLLVFIPLFFGVIFVAFVLIRMLPGDPAHVLAGAFAYEDTIAALTEKMGLDKPVLQQFFIYIGDVFRGDLGRSMFTSSNVLDDLIKRFPATFELITLSIMVSLVLGMFLAVFSVTKPKGVVAKISNVYGMLAGSFADFWLALILIYIFFTVLGIAPAPIGRLDVIMIPPQRITGMYLLDSILTGNCAAFKNAAQHLALPVITLGLINGAAIMKMTHSTMGEVLDSDFIHHARLMGLAPKVVRGYALKNSLPAVLMVIGNIYSYLLGGAVLIEQVFAWGGLGQYVTQALSNKDYVAIQGFILVATLFSMVLYLILDLIQMIIDPRIKY; from the coding sequence ATGCTGCGATACCTGGGGAAACGGCTCCTGGTCTTTATTCCGCTTTTTTTCGGCGTCATCTTTGTCGCCTTCGTGCTGATCCGCATGCTTCCGGGCGATCCGGCGCATGTTCTGGCCGGTGCGTTTGCCTATGAGGACACCATCGCCGCGCTGACCGAAAAAATGGGTCTGGACAAACCGGTTCTCCAGCAGTTCTTCATCTACATCGGCGACGTGTTCCGCGGTGATCTCGGCCGGTCGATGTTCACGAGCAGCAATGTGCTCGACGACCTGATCAAACGTTTCCCGGCAACCTTTGAGCTCATCACCCTGAGCATCATGGTTTCCCTGGTGCTCGGAATGTTCCTGGCGGTGTTCTCGGTCACAAAACCGAAGGGTGTCGTCGCAAAGATTTCGAATGTTTACGGCATGCTGGCCGGTTCGTTCGCGGACTTCTGGCTCGCGCTGATCCTCATCTATATTTTCTTTACAGTGCTCGGCATTGCCCCGGCCCCGATCGGCCGGCTTGACGTCATTATGATCCCGCCGCAGAGGATCACAGGCATGTACCTGCTCGACAGTATCCTCACCGGCAACTGTGCCGCCTTCAAGAACGCGGCGCAGCACCTGGCCCTGCCGGTGATCACACTGGGACTGATCAACGGCGCCGCGATCATGAAGATGACCCATTCCACCATGGGCGAGGTGCTTGATTCCGACTTTATCCACCATGCGCGCCTGATGGGGCTTGCGCCGAAGGTGGTGCGCGGATACGCGCTCAAAAATTCACTGCCTGCCGTTCTGATGGTGATCGGCAATATCTACAGCTACCTTCTGGGCGGCGCGGTGCTCATCGAGCAGGTATTCGCCTGGGGCGGCCTGGGGCAGTATGTCACACAGGCGCTTTCCAACAAGGACTACGTGGCCATTCAGGGGTTCATCCTGGTTGCAACTCTGTTCTCGATGGTGCTGTACCTGATTTTGGACCTGATCCAGATGATAATCGACCCGCGGATCAAGTATTAA